The sequence below is a genomic window from Polaribacter vadi.
AGGACTTGAAATTGCATCATTACCCACTAAACCATAAGAATATCTTACTTTAAATAAGTTTACAGCTGGTAAGTTTTTTTCAAAGAATGCCTCATTAGATATGATCCAACCAAATCCTACAGAAGGAAAAAATCCAAAACGATTTTCCTCTGCGAACTTTTCTGATCCATTATAGCCAAAATTAAATTCGCTAAAATAACGATCATCAAAGCTATAGGAAGCTCTTCCAGAAACTCCAGTATTTCTTGATGGTAAAGTTGTAAAAGTTGTACCTCCGCCAATTGTATTTAAAGCTTCTTGAAAATAATTAACCAATAAACCACTAACTGTGTGTTTTTCATTAAATGTTTTGTTATATTCTAAAACTGCTTCATAGTAAAAATTACTATTACCATAATTACCCACCTCTGGTTGGGTTAAAAACTCTGTCCCTTCTTGTATAGTATATAAAGAATGTTCAATTCCTGTAGGTGTTTGTATCTCATTAGCTCCATAATAAAATGGGGTAAAGCTACTTTGATTTTGGTTTTCTGTATAGGTTCTTACAGAAGCCATTGCACGTAATTTTAAACCCTCTGTAATGAACTTTAAATCTTGTTTTACTTGAACTTGAGCCAAAGTTGTGTTGGAAAAACGATCTCTAAACCCCTTAACACTTTCTGCATAAGGGTTTGGAAAACCACCATTCCCTTTATTTCCAAAAAGCGTGTGATTAAAAAACTGAGTGTTTTCATCTGCCTTATAAACTTTTGGGAAATTTGCTGGATTTGCTTGCGAAACTTGATAAAATATATCTGTTGCACTTACAACAGGACCATTATATCTTTCGAACAAAGAATAAAATTTAGCAGCAACTTTTGTTGTCTTGGTTAAGTTTATATTAATATTCGCTCTTAAATTAGATCTACTGATATCAATATTATTATTAAAATTATTTAAAGGATCTACCTTTAACAAACCAGTTTCTTTTGCGCTTGTAACGGATAAATAATATTGCGCTACTTCTCCACCTCCATTTATGTTTGCGTTAAACCTTCTATTCATCGTAAAATCTTTAAACAATTCATTGTGCCAATTTACATCTGGATAAATATTAGGGTTTAAACCATTTCTTGTACCTTCTATTTTTTGTTTAGAATATAATAATGTAGCAGAAGGGTCTCTCATTCTTTGTGCTCTGTTATATAATTCCATATAATCTACAGCGCCTAAAAAGCTATTTACTTGAGAAGGCCCTGACATTGAATTTTCATAACGAACTGATACTTTTGCTTTTCCTTTTTTACCTTCTTTTGTGGTTACTAAAACAACTCCATTTGCACCTCTTGCTCCATATAAAGAAGTTGCTGTTGCGTCTTTCATGATAGAGAAAGAAGCAATATTATCTGGTTCTAATCGAGCTAAATCGTCTGTGGTAATTTGTAAACCATCTAATAAAATTAATGGGCTATTATTAAAACCAAAAGTTGTAACACCACGTATAAAAAATGCAGCATTATCTGCACCAGGTTCTCCCGATCTTTGATAAGAAATTAAACCAGAAATTTGCCCAGCTAATGCGTTAGTTATATTCGCGGTAGGTTGTTTTAAATCCGCAACTTTCATTGAAGTGACAGAACCAACAACACTAGTTTTCTTTTGTGTAGAAAACGCCACAACCTGTATTTCTTCTAATTGATCTAAACTTTCTTTTAAAATTACATTAATTTTCTTCTGATCGGAAACAATTACTTTTTTTGTTTCATAACCTAAATATGCGAAAACCAAGGTTGCATTTGGTGTTTTTATATTGATTGCATATTTACCGTCAAAATCTGTAGTTACACCATTTGTTGTTCCTTCTACTAATACAGAAACTCCAGGAAGTAAATTTCCTGTATCATCATAAACTTCACCAGAAACTACTATAGTTTGAGCGTAGGAAGAAAATGTAATTAAAAGAATTAGAAAGGGTAAAAATTTAAAAAATAATATTTTTATTTTTTTCATTGATTGATTATTTAATAGCACAGCAAAAGCAAAGACTCTTGCTGTGCTATAATTTTATTCTTTAATTAACTTTTTAAACATTCCATTAATTTCTATAAAGTAAAACCCAGGTTTTAAAATTTCTATTGATAGTTCATTTGTTTCTATTGTCTTTTTTAACACTTGTTTTGAATTGATATCAAAAATTCTGATGTCCTTTTTTCCATCCAAATTGCTAAAACGAATCATATCATTTGCAGGATTTGGAAAA
It includes:
- a CDS encoding SusC/RagA family TonB-linked outer membrane protein → MKKIKILFFKFLPFLILLITFSSYAQTIVVSGEVYDDTGNLLPGVSVLVEGTTNGVTTDFDGKYAINIKTPNATLVFAYLGYETKKVIVSDQKKINVILKESLDQLEEIQVVAFSTQKKTSVVGSVTSMKVADLKQPTANITNALAGQISGLISYQRSGEPGADNAAFFIRGVTTFGFNNSPLILLDGLQITTDDLARLEPDNIASFSIMKDATATSLYGARGANGVVLVTTKEGKKGKAKVSVRYENSMSGPSQVNSFLGAVDYMELYNRAQRMRDPSATLLYSKQKIEGTRNGLNPNIYPDVNWHNELFKDFTMNRRFNANINGGGEVAQYYLSVTSAKETGLLKVDPLNNFNNNIDISRSNLRANININLTKTTKVAAKFYSLFERYNGPVVSATDIFYQVSQANPANFPKVYKADENTQFFNHTLFGNKGNGGFPNPYAESVKGFRDRFSNTTLAQVQVKQDLKFITEGLKLRAMASVRTYTENQNQSSFTPFYYGANEIQTPTGIEHSLYTIQEGTEFLTQPEVGNYGNSNFYYEAVLEYNKTFNEKHTVSGLLVNYFQEALNTIGGGTTFTTLPSRNTGVSGRASYSFDDRYFSEFNFGYNGSEKFAEENRFGFFPSVGFGWIISNEAFFEKNLPAVNLFKVRYSYGLVGNDAISSPSDRFFYLSDVNLNNGGTGYSFGSNYNNYYNGFIINRYANENVSWEIATKSNIGIEFGLFNKLNIIADIFTENRRDIYMERQFIPETSGLTTVISSNIGEVKSNGIDLSVDYNHAFSGDFYITARGNFTYATNEVLVNGEPEFQDQNLSRIGHPVNQQWGYMAERLFVDQEDIDNSPEQFNGFSTTNSYLPGDIKYKDINNDGVINESDEVPIGRPNVPEIVYGFGFSAKYKDFDFSVFMQGVARTSFLINPNDISPFVNERNALSIIADNHWSENNPNPNAFWPRLATYAIDNNEKQSTWWLRSGDFLRLKNVEFGYTLPESLGKVFSDTQTRVYFTGVNLLHFSKFKLWDPEMAGNGLGYPPQRVFNIGVQVNF